The DNA window taatatataaaatgactCAAATATCTCtagttttattattataaataattaatattggTCGGTTTTATTGGGATAACTTTTTTCAGtatgaaaaatcaaaataacattttttttatagttcatCCGATTTTCAAggtttcgccctgactaattcGGATCTAACCCGCGTGGCGCACCTGACATAGTGGGTGAGTCTACCAATAaagattttctgcattcacaagactcgaatcTGATACCTTattaagcgatatcaagccgcttatCCCAAGCTCAATTGgtaataacattttttttatataattacatATACTCATACAaatgacatttttttataatgcacgttattagttttataattaattacgaATTAATCATCTTTGCATGAAGAATAACAATGAGAAGGATAAAGGCGTGGCCCAAGCTTATGTTCATCCacatgcaccataaatataattgtttaattatggaAACGGTCAATTTAGAAtagtattaatattattattaaatttcccAGCAATAATTTACATGATAGTTCTGCAACAATAGATAAACACTATTTAAGGATAATGTTTTATATTCAACAATTAAGACCTACTTTGGTTAGGTTAGGTCTTAGTTTTATCACATTATCCACGAAATTTGTTTCACATATACAATTtgcaatattttataattatatgctGGTCAAGctagttaaaaaaaatgttatatagTATGCACTAAATTTTGAGTTGGAAATTTTAAATCTCtttcttttacaatttcaacaaaataattttatatgtagaAAATTGAAACATTCTTCTTCTGAGTGAATATAAGCAATTACCATGAAGGGgtttattagaatttaatatcaaaTCAATTTCTAAAATATCCTTCTTATGAGTGAACATTAGCAATTACCATGAATGggttaattagaatttaaaattgatttttgacAATTTCTGAATATCAAAATCGAAAAATTCTTAGTTAGATTTAGTTCACCACGTCATTCGTAGACTAAacttatcacattatgacacatcattaaaataatgacaataTATAGTCGActctctgataattaatatacatgatggatcaaaaatttattaattattagaattattaatttattgaatttgtatagaaaaattttaaaaattaaaaattatattttaaagcatTTGCACTCATagacttaatattaatattatattataaaaaaaccaaCTAATTAATATActtttacaatcactcaatttaaagaaaataatattatttaataaatcccaatttgataaaacaataaagtaattatcaaaaaattgtatttataaagtaaaaacTTCTTTTGTACTAGGGTTGCTTCATATTCTCTTACTTGCTCATCTAATaactttctttaaaattttctcAAATGAACAAGAAAGTCATagtttgatggtattttaacttccacgTTACGAATCAAGGTTTTGCTCCAAATAAATCACCAATTGTTGTATTTTTTAAGTGTTGAACAATATTTTTATGTCccacatataaattaaataatttattatatttatatataataatcttttaaaaaaatctttctaataattaatatacatatagaatatgttttaaattttattaattattaattaatataattattaattatccgacgtgaaACGAAGTTGGTTTTcttaattttctattaattattagagttattaatttatagaatattaattattagagggtcgactgtagttgccaattataaatgatttttttaattggtcCTTACATTTGTTTAGTTAATTTGAAGAGAAAAACATGTAGTTGTTGAACTAGTAATAATATATGGAAAAAACGTGGAAGGAAAGACTATGCCATTACATTTAGGTagaaataatttcatttttataaaaatatgtacaATTTAATTGatactaaattttaaatctatttgtagtcacttattaaattttaaattttgctgACATATTTGTGATAGAATATTATTATATAGTACATTATTGGTATTTTGTCAATCTATGATTCTATATGTTATTTAAGGACGGTTCTAggttgaaaattgaaaatatttttatagcttatgtatatacaaaataaattccgAATTTTCAGTTGGAAACAAATCTTTGTCAAATATTTTTTGTGGAAAtgatcaaataatttaaaaaccttctttaacaattttattttttcaaatttaaacctAAATTTAACTCAACTCTAGTCTTTGTTTTTCATCTAGCTAAAAAATGCCAAAGAATtaccagttttgatttttttttgttagagCCACATGAAGTgttcaaaataatttcaattatcatgtacttttaaattttatatttagattaatttcaCTCGAGCGGGAAACTCTCTTGCAGAAGGTAAAATTCCGAtcttaatttaaacttttcaacGATTGTATATTTTAGTACGGCTTGAATTCACTACCTTGCTTAAACTaagaatttttgtttttgtattgtAAATGATGAATTGAATTGAGAGActaaattatgaaaaatgagGCAATTTGGcaataaaagaaaagagagaaggacaaaaagggaaagaaaaaagaaaaaaagaagattgaagaagaagattatAACGTAAGAGAAGAGAAGAAGCAGAGTTACATTCTAACTGTACTAACCCACAACACAACACAACACAACACTCTccctttcttatttttattattatttcattttctctctctaaataTTCCATATATATCTAATCTAATCCACCTttctttttgactttttttttaattccattttttaTTATCCTAacgttttcattttttaaaatacaatataataataattaattactaattcTATTTTCATATTTCGAAATCTTTCAGCTTCTTTTGTTgaatcatcatcaacaacaacaacaaggATCACCAAACACACTTATCTCTAATCCTCTCTCTAAACACAtttaaattaacataattatcTTTCTTTTTAGTCGGTTTCAACAAAAcccaattaattttaaacactccaaatttaattttatttcaccaGTTTTGAACCTAACACCTTCTTCTTCTACACTGTTCTTATCTCAATCAACTGTAAAGTTTGGTTCTTTTCTTgtaagttctttttttttttcattctccaTTTCCTTATATTTTTGACATTTTCTTCAGTTTTTGTTTGTTGGgttgtgtttttgttttcttggGATTGGATGGTTTCGTTTGCATTTCATGTTCTGTCTGTTTATCACTTTGTTTTTCATGTTCTTTTGCAGGAAATATTGTCTGAGCCTCCCAGTTTTGTTGAACATAACAGAACAGACACAGACAGAGCTAGTTGGAagctaattttgtttttgttcaatcgaAGTTTCAATCTTTTCAGGtgaatttttcatctttttcattttgattaaattaaatgtGAAAAATTGGAATTGTGAGATCTAAATATATGGACTTTTTCAATTGTTTGTTCTAAGTTTTTACTTACAGTGACCATCATCATCaaatttctttcattttattaattcttgaaGTTATTGAGCTCTTAATAGcttaaaatttggtaaaaattGAATTCTGAATTATTTGTAACAGATAATGTTAGTGACTGTTTCTGGATTAATATCTTTTCCCAggaaagaaaatttaatttcaggATAAGAGACATTTATGATTTGAGTGTGTATtagtatttatttataaattcctAGTTAAGTTGTGGTCCTTGctgaaaaaatcaattttagctGCTACAGTCTACCTACAGCCCGCCGGTGGAATCTACGAATTAAAAGtaacataaatgttaagaaaataCTCTCATTTTGATTAATATGCAAAACTCATCAATTATGGCTATAAAAGGTAGTATATATTATGAATGAATATATAGAGTCTATAGACTCTGGAAATTTATCTTTGTTTACACCACCAATGGTTATCTAACCGTTCGATCCGGTGATGAGATTTTCATGTTCTGTGTGGACCTTCTTTTGAGATTTAAAGTAAAGTTCTATTTATGCAGAAACTATTTTCCGGAATTATATTTTTCGCTCTTGCTTTTTATGGCTTATTAGTGATAATTTCAATGTAAAAGAGATAAGGATGAACTCACTAACGTCCAATCTAACGCACGGAAATGTAATCTGGAGTCTTAATTATAATTGGAAGCCAGATCATGTAATTTAATGGTATGGCTGGAGCCGAGTAATACAGCGGCATGTGTAAGAAGTTTACTGTGTACTCTCAGATATTCGTTGTAGCTTCCTTATTGATCCGCTAGACATTTACCATTTCTTACTTTTCCATCTATATAAGGCCGGATTTAATTGTGAATTTTCACTGAGTGAGTTCTTCTCTTGTTTAAAGAAACGTAAAAAATTAGAGAAGCCGATTAAGGAAAATCTGTTATCTGCATTTAAGCTAATAATTCTCGGtaaattttcttcttttctttattttttgttatgcATTTCTATATAATTATCTTTGTTATTTCCTTAGATAGTTAGATCTATAGATTAATTCTATGAACTGTTTTTAATTGGATCAAACcgtcaaaatcaaattaattaaatgtcTATCTACGAGATTGAGgctgtttaaaattaaatgcaCATGTGATTCAATTGGATTTGAAAGATGACCGATTTCTTAGGTTTTGTCTTTCTCTTCTCGTCGTTTCTAGTTTGATGTTGCGAATTGTCTAGTTGTTTTGTCACGTCAGGAAAACCATGACGATGAGATCTTACAGTTAAGGCCTAGTTATAGCTTCTCATCATAGTTTTGGTTTGATACCTTTGCGTCTTCttaacttaaaatggttagaagGCTCAGTTACCTAGTGCGGAAATGCCTTTGTGGTGATGATCTGTTCAGCCTTCAATGTAGAAAACTCATCTATTTCATTGTTGTGTTGGTGCTGCATCATGAACTTCCATATTTGAGGAAATATATTAATAGATTTGCTACGCGTTGTGCTTGTGAAGTGTGTGAAAATCCATGTCTGTGAAAACTGTGATTAATAGAAAGAGCTTAAATTTATCTATAAAAGGGAGGGAGGAGAAGGGAAAATAGTTGACGGATAATTTCCATGTTTATAAGATTTAAATCTGTTTCTGCACCGGAAGTGATAATTTATGATTCGAGTAGATGTTCAtaatatcattttattaatttcctATAGTTCATATTAAGGTACAGAATTTATTGTCATTAGTTTTTCTCCCATTTTTTTTCAGGTATTAAAAGTCCTATACTTCCCTTTATCTCTTCAAGATCTCGTTTGGAAGGAAAGCGAGTCATTGACTGTGTGTCATCTCTATAGTTCAGACTAAACATCCACCCCTTTTTGAACCAACAACGATGGTGTCAAGATCTTGCTTAAATCTGTTGGATTTAGCATCTGGAGATGTGTTGAATTTCCCTCGGACTCCTAGATCACTTCCGAGGGTGATGACTGTTCCAGGAATTTTTTCTGACTCAGATGGCGATGGAAGCAATGATGGCGATTCTGATAATCCATCTTCTGGATGccagaagaagaaaataattgTAGCAAATTTTCTTCCTATAAATGCCCAAAAGGATTCAGAATCTGGGAAATGGTCATTTAGTTTTGACGAGGATGCGCTCTTGCTACAAATGAAGGATGGATTCTCAATCAATACCGGAGTTGTTTATGTGGGATCTTTGAAGGCCGATGTAGATATCAGTGAACAAGAAGAAGTTTCACAGAAACTGCTGGATGAATTTAACTGCGTGCCCACCTTTCTGCCTCCTGATCTTTACAGAAAGTTTTACCATGGTTTTTGTAAGCATCACTTATGGCCCCTTTTCCATTATATGTTGCCTATGTGTCCTGATCATGGCGACCGTTTTGACAAGTTGCTGTGGCAGGCCTATGTTTCTGCTAATAAAATTTTTGCTGATAAAGTAATGGAAGTTATTAACCCCGAAGATGATTATGTTTGGATTCATGACTATCACCTAATGATTCTGCCTACATTTTTGAGGAAGCGTTTCTATCGCGTTAAGCTTGGCTTCTTTCTTCATAGCCCATTCCCCTCTTCAGAAATTTACCGAACTTTGCCAGTGAGAGATGAAATTCTCAAAGCACTGCTCAATGCAGATTTGATTGGTTTTCATACATTTGATTATGCTCGCCACTTCCTGTCCTGTTGCAGCAGAATGTTGGGTCTAGACTATGAGTCAAAACGTGGTCATATTGGACTTGAGTATTTTGGCCGTACTGTGTACATCAAAATTCTGCCTGTCGGAGTTCACATGGGCCGACTTGAATGTGCTCTAAATCACCCGTCTTCTTCCAACAAAGttaaagaaattcaaaaacagtttgaaGGGAAAAGGCTTATTGTTGGAGTTGATGATATGGACATATTCAAGGGCATTAGTCTGAAATTATTAGCTATGGAACAACTTTTGCATCATAATCCCGAGTTGCAGGGGAAAGTTGTCATGGTCCAGATCATAAATCCTGCAAGGAGCTCAGGAAAAGATGTACAAGAAGCAGAGAAGGAGACATATTCAGCTACCAAACGGATAAATAGTCTGTTCGGCTTTCCAGGCTATGAACCAGTGGTTCTGATTGATCGTCCTGTACCTTTTTACGAGAAAACAGCCTACTATGCACTGGCCGAGTGTTGCATTGTAAATGCAGTGAGAGATGGAATGAACCTGATTCCTTATAAATACATTGTCTGCCGACAGGGGACTTCTAAAATGGATGAAGCTCTGGGGATTGCCCCCGGGTCACCTAAAGTAAGTACACTTGTCGTTTCTGAATTTATTGGTTGCTCACCATCTTTAAGTGGTGCAGTAAGGGTCAATCCATGGGACATTGAAGCTGTAGCTGATGCATTGAATCTGGCCCTGACCATGTCTGATTTAGAGAAACAGTTGAGGCATGAGAAGCACTATCGATATATTAGCTCTCATGATGTGGCTTATTGGGCTCGCAGCTTTATGCAGGACTTGGAGCGAGCATGTAAAGA is part of the Mercurialis annua linkage group LG3, ddMerAnnu1.2, whole genome shotgun sequence genome and encodes:
- the LOC126673266 gene encoding probable alpha,alpha-trehalose-phosphate synthase [UDP-forming] 9; the protein is MVSRSCLNLLDLASGDVLNFPRTPRSLPRVMTVPGIFSDSDGDGSNDGDSDNPSSGCQKKKIIVANFLPINAQKDSESGKWSFSFDEDALLLQMKDGFSINTGVVYVGSLKADVDISEQEEVSQKLLDEFNCVPTFLPPDLYRKFYHGFCKHHLWPLFHYMLPMCPDHGDRFDKLLWQAYVSANKIFADKVMEVINPEDDYVWIHDYHLMILPTFLRKRFYRVKLGFFLHSPFPSSEIYRTLPVRDEILKALLNADLIGFHTFDYARHFLSCCSRMLGLDYESKRGHIGLEYFGRTVYIKILPVGVHMGRLECALNHPSSSNKVKEIQKQFEGKRLIVGVDDMDIFKGISLKLLAMEQLLHHNPELQGKVVMVQIINPARSSGKDVQEAEKETYSATKRINSLFGFPGYEPVVLIDRPVPFYEKTAYYALAECCIVNAVRDGMNLIPYKYIVCRQGTSKMDEALGIAPGSPKVSTLVVSEFIGCSPSLSGAVRVNPWDIEAVADALNLALTMSDLEKQLRHEKHYRYISSHDVAYWARSFMQDLERACKDHYSKRCWGIGFGLNFRILSLSPSFRKLSNEHIVSAYKKTCRRAIFLDYDGTIVPQTSIVKIPGPEVISVINSLCGDPKNSVFIVSGRGRDSLSDWFAQCENLGIAAEHGYFIRSSRTSNWETSSLAADFDWKRMAEPVMKLYTEATDGSYIETKDSALVWHHQDADPDFGSCQSKELLDHLESVLANEPVVVKRGQHIVEVKPQGVTKGFVADKVLSAMVADGKSADFVMCIGDDRSDEDMFESISNTASSLSYPSAPEIFACTVGQKPSKARYYVDDTNEVLALLQGLANASSSKARYSTEVQVSFDNIA